Proteins from one Falco naumanni isolate bFalNau1 chromosome 2, bFalNau1.pat, whole genome shotgun sequence genomic window:
- the PNPLA4 gene encoding patatin-like phospholipase domain-containing protein 4 isoform X3: protein MKRINLSFAACGFLGIYHLGAAAAFYKHGKKFLKVVKAFAGASAGSLAATVLLAVPENIEKCKKFACGFAEEVRKLDFGAVTPGYDFMKTLRGGIESILPSNAHEIAENRLYVSVTNTKTKKNHLISNFASREDLIKVLLASSFVPFYAGIKPVEYKGEKWVDGGLTNGLPIFPVGRTVTVSPFSGRLDICPQDKGRLDLYVKFAKQDIMLSQTNLVRLKQALFPPNQEEMELLYQNGFDDAVLFLLKENWFE, encoded by the exons ATGAAACGTATCAATCTGTCGTTTGCAGCCTGTGGTTTTCTGGGTATTTACCACttgggggcagcagctgctttttacAAGCATGGTAAGAAGTTCCTGAAAGTTGTGAAAGCTTTTGCGGGAGCTTCAGCAGGATCACTGGCTGCCACTGTCTTATTAGCAGTACCAGAAAATATAGAG aaatgtaAGAAGTTTGCCTGTGGATTTGCAGAAGAAGTTAGAAAATTGGACTTTGGTGCTGTAACACCTGGTtatgattttatgaaaacaCTTCG GGGAGGCATAGAATCTATTCTTCCTTCTAATGCTCATGAGATAGCTGAGAACCGGCTCTATGTGTCAGTCACTAACAccaaaactaagaaaaatcaCTTGATTTCCAATTTTGCCTCCAGGGAGGACCTCATTAAG GTCCTGCTAGCAAGTAGTTTTGTGCCATTTTATGCAGGAATTAAGCCAGTGGAATATAAAGGAGag AAGTGGGTTGATGGTGGCCTTACCAATGGCCTTCCTATCTTTCCTGTTGGAAGAACTGTGACGGTTTCTCCCTTCAGCGGTCGATTAGATATCTGTCCACAGGATAAAGGACGTCTGGATCTTTATGTTAAATTTGCAAAACAAGATATAATG CTGTCTCAGACCAATCTAGTAAGACTTAAGCAAGCTTTGTTCCCACCAAACCAGGAGGAAATGGAATTGTTATACCAAAATGGATTCGATgatgctgtattatttttactgaaagaaaactggtttGAATAG
- the PNPLA4 gene encoding patatin-like phospholipase domain-containing protein 4 isoform X4 encodes MKCKKFACGFAEEVRKLDFGAVTPGYDFMKTLRGGIESILPSNAHEIAENRLYVSVTNTKTKKNHLISNFASREDLIKVLLASSFVPFYAGIKPVEYKGEKWVDGGLTNGLPIFPVGRTVTVSPFSGRLDICPQDKGRLDLYVKFAKQDIMLSQTNLVRLKQALFPPNQEEMELLYQNGFDDAVLFLLKENWFE; translated from the exons ATG aaatgtaAGAAGTTTGCCTGTGGATTTGCAGAAGAAGTTAGAAAATTGGACTTTGGTGCTGTAACACCTGGTtatgattttatgaaaacaCTTCG GGGAGGCATAGAATCTATTCTTCCTTCTAATGCTCATGAGATAGCTGAGAACCGGCTCTATGTGTCAGTCACTAACAccaaaactaagaaaaatcaCTTGATTTCCAATTTTGCCTCCAGGGAGGACCTCATTAAG GTCCTGCTAGCAAGTAGTTTTGTGCCATTTTATGCAGGAATTAAGCCAGTGGAATATAAAGGAGag AAGTGGGTTGATGGTGGCCTTACCAATGGCCTTCCTATCTTTCCTGTTGGAAGAACTGTGACGGTTTCTCCCTTCAGCGGTCGATTAGATATCTGTCCACAGGATAAAGGACGTCTGGATCTTTATGTTAAATTTGCAAAACAAGATATAATG CTGTCTCAGACCAATCTAGTAAGACTTAAGCAAGCTTTGTTCCCACCAAACCAGGAGGAAATGGAATTGTTATACCAAAATGGATTCGATgatgctgtattatttttactgaaagaaaactggtttGAATAG